The following coding sequences lie in one Apium graveolens cultivar Ventura chromosome 1, ASM990537v1, whole genome shotgun sequence genomic window:
- the LOC141705797 gene encoding uncharacterized protein LOC141705797 — protein sequence MSYTFPFDLNQPSEEDIEWQTHEETNDHHKKRAKLSCDSKMQLLMWLLNNQIEGKLKHGEIQEVANLFNVTRRTINTIWSTARRKKTTSQPYNISIKGHNSGRKRIQVQPNVITKISMRECIRDLELQLKVSSTTTNIMIKRGLIKPHTNPLHPALKEANLFQRVEWVLNLLMGDTPTIIRQYNPMYNFVHIDEKWFYLSKKSQRVYLERNEKGKYMTTKSSKFIPKVMFTAAVARPRFNAENECTFDGKICIFPFTYQEPAKRASKYRAKGTFVTKIVESVGKKKTRNMLINDIIPAIMQKWPITEGHNIIYIQQDNARTHICQDDPEWQQVHHKGTLHSFWCNNHQTVQI from the coding sequence ATGAGTTATACATTCCCATTTGATTTGAATCAACCATCAGAAGAAGACATAGAATGGCAAACACATGAAGAAACAAATGATCATCACAAAAAGAGAGCAAAGCTCAGCTGTGACTCAAAGATGCAATTACTGATGTGGCTTCTGAACAACCAGATAGAGGGGAAACTTAAGCATGGTGAAATTCAAGAAGTGGCCAATCTATTCAATGTAACAAGGAGAACAATCAACACAATATGGAGCACTGCAAGGAGGAAAAAGACAACAAGTCAGCCTTACAACATATCAATAAAAGGTCATAACTCAGGGAGAAAAAGAATACAAGTGCAACCTAATGTAATAACTAAGATAAGCATGAGGGAATGCATAAGAGACTTGGAACTACAACTTAAAGTATCTTCAACTACAACAAACATAATGATAAAGAGGGGACTCATTAAACCTCATACAAACCCTTTACATCCTGCTTTGAAAGAGGCAAACCTATTTCAAAGGGTTGAATGGGTCCTAAACTTGTTAATGGGAGACACACCAACAATAATTAGGCAATATAATCCCATGTACAACTTTGTACATATTGATGAAAAGTGGTTTTATCTAAGTAAAAAATCACAGAGGGTTTACCTGGAAAGAAATGAAAAAGGCAAGTACATGACAACCAAGTCAAGTAAATTCATACCTAAAGTTATGTTCACAGCAGCTGTAGCTAGACCAAGATTTAATGCAGAAAATGAGTGTACCTTTGATGGGAAGATATGTATCTTCCCATTCACTTACCAAGAACCAGCCAAGAGGGCTTCCAAATACAGAGCAAAGGGGACATTTGTCACTAAGATTGTTGAATCAGTAGGGAAAAAGAAAACAAGGAACATGTTAATCAATGATATAATACCAGCAATCATGCAGAAATGGCCAATAACTGAAGGTCATAATATTATATACATACAGCAAGACAACGCAAGGACACATATATGCCAAGATGACCCAGAGTGGCAACAAGTTCATCACAAGGGGACTTTACATTCATTCTGGTGCAACAACCACCAAACAGTCCAGATTTAA